In Rana temporaria chromosome 3, aRanTem1.1, whole genome shotgun sequence, a single window of DNA contains:
- the PROSER2 gene encoding proline and serine-rich protein 2 produces MPSNFLKLSSSSMESEFHNRSDFDRSGSFDSQGSHRSRTRSFNMDDENMKYLTNEEKNVLMFFEETLDAFEEDNEEPPILLNSSLGCYSLRTEDSHSDSDDIIDLVQRGHNHEGLLSDTGSGPNTNGQKNTQHDSRLLAVTGFASAPVVISTSAIQRVEDHFPSEPPIDYPKFHGAVPTPVILAQKISEKKTENVHLSSMSPKEEKSQELKKSVATSPVGDDHFVFPGSPNGKLNRFPNNISVKLSGKQYNKTIAKAAVNVQERKAQVLANLHGPTLFAEEIDGKNGEQLNRRTSFRDVPSEQSRYEALTKLGLVKEMPVQANMQTTSACTSPVSNGQHSPKFFPPEIKRRFSNEKVNANSQLSAKISTPEFNTKISNEHHVINGQNSSKFFTTETKRVPSIEKDNMSSQHLPKAEESNRRLSNEQINPRVSIKVLSPESSKKIPYGHDYNNGQNSSKYFTTETKRVPSIEKETMSSQHLPKAEESNRRLSNEQINPRVSIKVLSPESSKKIPYGHDYNNGQNSSKYFTTETKRVPSIEKETMSSQHLPKVLGEASSRRLSNEQESISKILRNEPSPFVPLGKTVVIKGETPASYIDKNKRHSSIYVNHEQKQPNHQEIKRTSSVPRPTGFRSQGITVQFSGRDSSEETRKDALRKLGLLKGQSGQ; encoded by the exons GACGATGAGAACATGAAATATCTAACAAATGAAGAGAAGAATGTCCTCATGTTTTTTGAAGAAACATTGGATGCATTTGAGGAGGACAATGAGGAACCACCAATCTTACTCAATTCAAGTTTAGGTTGTTACTCACTCAGAACAGAAGATAGTCACTCTGACAGCGATGATATAATTGACCTGGTGCAGAGGGGGCACAATCATGAAGGACTTTTGTCAG ATACTGGTTCTGGACCAAATACCAATGGTCAGAAAAACACACAACATGATTCCAGGCTATTGGCTGTCACTGGCTTTGCTAGTGCACCTGTGGTTATCTCAACAAGCGCTATTCAGAGGGTGGAGGACCATTTTCCTTCTGAACCACCAATAGACTATCCTAAATTTCATGGAGCGGTTCCCACGCCTGTAATCCTAGCACAAAAGATCTCCGAGAAGAAAACAGAGAACGTACATTTGTCTTCAATGTCACCCAAAGAGGAGAAATCGCAAGAACTGAAGAAGAGTGTAGCCACCTCACCAGTTGGTGATGATCATTTTGTATTTCCTGGTTCACCCAATGGAAAACTTAACAGATTTCCAAATAACATAAGTGTTAAACTGTCAGGAAAACAGTATAACAAAACAATCGCTAAAGCAGCTGTCAATGTACAAGAAAGAAAAGCTCAAGTCCTGGCCAATTTACATGGGCCAACATTGTTTGCAGAGGAAATTGATGGAAAAAACGGCGAACAACTCAATCGGAGGACATCGTTTCGGGATGTGCCTTCTGAGCAATCTAGGTATGAAGCACTGACCAAGCTTGGCTTGGTTAAAGAAATGCCAGTTCAAGCTAACATGCAGACCACTAGTGCATGCACCTCTCCTGTATCAAATGGTCAGCACTCGCCAAAGTTTTTCCCTCCAGAAATAAAGAGGAGATTTTCAAATGAGAAAGTGAATGCCAATTCTCAACTCTCAGCAAAGATCTCGACTCCAGAATTTAATACAAAGATTTCAAATGAACACCATGTTATCAATGGTCAGAACTCTTCGAAATTTTTCActacagaaacaaaaagggtacCTTCAATAGAGAAGGATAACATGAGCAGTCAGCATTTGCCAAAGGCTGAAGAATCCAACAGGAGACTTTCAAATGAGCAAATTAACCCACGTGTGTCAATAAAGGTCCTGTCTCCAGAATCAAGCAAAAAGATTCCATATGGCCATGATTATAACAATGGCCAGAACTCTTCAAAATATTTTActacagaaacaaaaagggtacCTTCAATAGAGAAAGAGACCATGAGCAGTCAGCATTTGCCAAAGGCTGAAGAATCCAACAGGAGACTTTCAAATGAGCAAATTAACCCTCGTGTGTCAATAAAGGTCCTGTCTCCAGAATCAAGCAAAAAGATTCCATATGGCCATGATTATAACAATGGCCAGAACTCTTCAAAATATTTTACTACGGAAACAAAAAGGGTACCTTCAATAGAGAAAGAGACCATGAGCAGTCAGCATTTGCCAAAGGTCTTGGGTGAGGCATCAAGCAGGAGACTTTCAAATGAACAAGAGAGTATCAGTAAAATATTGAGGAATGAACCCAGTCCCTTTGTTCCTTTGGGCAAAACGGTTGTTATTAAAGGAGAAACACCAGCTTcatatattgataaaaacaagcGTCACAGTAGCATATATGTTAATCATGAGCAAAAGCAGCCAAATCACCAAGAAATAAAGAGAACATCGTCAGTGCCAAGACCTACTGGTTTTAGATCTCAGGGAATTACTGTACAGTTCTCTGGACGTGACTCTTCTGAAGAAACTAGGAAAGATGCATTGAGAAAGCTTGGCCTACTAAAAGGACAGTCTGGACAGTGA